In Xiphophorus maculatus strain JP 163 A chromosome 2, X_maculatus-5.0-male, whole genome shotgun sequence, one genomic interval encodes:
- the LOC111610957 gene encoding uncharacterized protein LOC111610957: MPYHDEEYPGQPLWQSVLLFCCKGMIEGIMVVLFFWLLVQVLFTKQLEVHLQVLLLVGLIVFCLSLLLGCFLCWKNSDICTTIPKSFTSTQTSAETSTSALEIHLQREASGPRLVLGRETPDYPSTFSSPALSESERSPRVFSDQTQPDSDEDEQTASRFSLRRFSSPLQTAPLYKPIHPSRASLPSLPKLGTLTRTCKAMQRRCTVAGDYRAFSERSKLIRISNNSHLIPLASLSYGSGASCNKPVLHFTAAFSPDQQTLTVTVLNLTGRPQRLEDVAVLGSLPPLHTCPTQSSFSPESNSLVLILKVSSLDELKNCELRLNLFVTETVAVGGVVVRCGERDWRSENPLHFVTELMKIENVPVSVL; this comes from the exons ATGCCGTACCATGATGAAGAATACCCGGGTCAGCCCCTGTGGCAGTCTGTGCTGCTTTTCTGCTGCAAGGGCATGATTGAAGGGATCATGGTGGTCCTCTTCTTCTGGCTCCTGGTGCAAGTCCTCTTCACCAAACAACTAGAAG TTCATCTTCAGGTTCTTCTTCTGGTTGGACTGATCGTGTTTTGTCTGTCTCTGCTGCTGGGATGTTTTCTGTGCTGGAAAAACAGTGACATCTGTACAACAATCCCTAAATCATTTACCTCAACTCAGACTTCTGCTGAAACTTCCACCTCAGCTCTGGAAATACATCTCCAAAGAGAAGCTTCCGGACCCCGGCTGGTGTTGGGCAGAGAAACGCCGGATTATCCGTCCACGTTTTCTAGCCCGGCTCTTTCCGAGAGTGAACGTTCACCTCGTGTATTTTCTGATCAAACCCAACCGGACAGCGATGAAGATGAGCAGACTGCATCTCGTTTTTCTCTGCGTCGCTTCAGCTCACCACTGCAAACAGCTCCGCTTTACAAACCCATTCACCCGAGCCGAGCGTCCCTGCCGTCGCTACCCAAACTGGGTACGCTCACCAGAACATGTAAGGCCATGCAGAGGCGCTGCACGGTGGCTGGAGATTACAGAGCGTTCAGTGAACGCAGCAAACTAATCAGGATCAGCAATAACTCACATTTAATTCCCCTGGCTTCGCTGAGCTACGGCTCCGGCGCTTCCTGCAACAAACCTGTCCTCCATTTCACTGCGGCCTTTTCTCCAGACCAACAAACACTGACAGTCACCGTGTTGAACCTCACTGGGAGACCTCAGAGACTGGAGGACGTGGCTGTCCTCGGCAGTCTGCCACCTTTGCACACCTGTCCGACTCAGAGCAGCTTCAGCCCCGAGTCCAACAGCCTGGTGCTGATTCTGAAGGTGAGCTCTCTGGACGAGCtcaaaaactgtgagctgcgaCTAAATCTGTTTGTCACTGAAACCGTCGCTGTAGGAGGCGTGGTGGTGAGATGTGGAGAAAGAGACTGGAGGTCAGAGAATCCGCTGCACTTCGTGACAGAACTCatgaaaattgaaaatgtacCTGTGAGCGTGCTTTAA